A window of Hevea brasiliensis isolate MT/VB/25A 57/8 chromosome 14, ASM3005281v1, whole genome shotgun sequence contains these coding sequences:
- the LOC110637804 gene encoding mitogen-activated protein kinase kinase 2 — protein sequence MNRNGMGALNGRKVDLKLSLPPSPHGVSIAEFLTESGTFVDGDLRVNRDGIRIVSQNETQAAPPIKPSDHQLALADLETVKVIGNGSSGIVQLVRHKWTEQFFALKVIQLKIEEKARKAIARELRINLTSQCPYVVKFYESFFNNGDISIVLEYMDGGSLVELLKKSKKITEPYLAAICKQVLQGLLYLHHEKHIIHRDLKPSNILINHKGEVKIADFGVSAIMASTSGQANTYVGTYHYMSPERISSEISEGSHNYKSDIWSMGIVLLECATGQFPYSPPKQDEVWANVFELMEAIVEQPEPCAPSDQFSPEFCSFISSCLQKDPKNRLSTRELLTHPFMNKYDNLRVDFSSYFTKTGSP from the exons ATGAACAGGAACGGAATGGGAGCCTTAAACGGCCGTAAAGTCGACCTCAAGCTCTCTCTCCCTCCCTCTCCTCATGGAGTTTCCATCGCTGAGTTCCT AACCGAAAGCGGTACGTTTGTCGATGGTGATCTGCGCGTGAATCGCGATGGAATTCGAATTGTCTCGCAAAACGAAACTCAAGCT GCACCCCCCATAAAGCCATCAGACCACCAGTTGGCTTTGGCTGACTTAGAAACCGTTAAGGTCATTGGCAACGGAAGTAGTGGAATTGTGCAACTGGTGCGTCATAAGTGGACTGAACAGTTTTTTGCATTAAAG GTTATACAGCTGAAGATTGAGGAGAAGGCAAGGAAAGCAATTGCCAGAGAATTAAGAATTAATCTAACCTCTCAATGTCCATATGTGGTCAAGTTTTACGAGTCATTCTTTAACAATGGTGACATTTCAATTGTCTTAGAGTATATGGATGGTGGATCTTTGGTAGAGCTTctgaaaaaaagtaaaaaaattacagaaccaTATCTTGCTGCCATCTGTAAGCAG GTGCTCCAGGGTTTATTGTATCTTCATCATGAAAAACATATTATTCATAGGGACTTAAAACCTTCTAATATATTGATAAATCATAAAGGAGAAGTCAAGATTGCTGACTTTGGTGTGAGTGCAATAATGGCAAGCACCTCTGGACAGGCAAATACTTATGTTGGTACATACCACTATATGTCT CCTGAGAGAATCAGCAGTGAAATTAGTGAAGGATCACATAACTACAAAAGTGACATTTGGAGCATGGGTATAGTATTGCTGGAGTGTGCAACTGGTCAATTCCCATATTCCCCTCCAAAACAGGATGAAGTCTGGGCTAACGTCTTTGAACTTATGGAAGCTATTGTTGAGCAACCTGAACCTTGCGCACCTTCTGATCAATTTTCCCCAGAGTTTTGCTCATTCATATCTTCATG TTTGCAGAAGGACCCAAAAAATAGACTGTCAACACGTGAACTTTTG ACTCATCCATTCATGAACAAGTATGACAACCTGCGAGTAGATTTCTCATCTTACTTCACAAAGACAGGCTCTCCATAA